A genomic stretch from Solanum stenotomum isolate F172 chromosome 8, ASM1918654v1, whole genome shotgun sequence includes:
- the LOC125875280 gene encoding cytochrome P450 71D7-like: MEMNLVSFLLLFSFLLIIFQKWRTSQKQNLPPGPWRLPLIGSLHHLISGHNPHRIFRDLARKYGPVMYLELGEVPTVIISSPSTSKQVFKTHDLAFASRPQFTSTDIVMYNNKDIAFAEYGDYWKQMRKICIMELLSAKMVKSFSSIRKDELSSVLSSIDSVGGSCEVNMTEKIVRFTSSVTCRLVFGKLCRDRDELINLMKDALFLVGGFDVGDFFPSWKLLYKMSGAKSKLVKMHQNVDSVLERIVNEHIKNRAAGIKGNGAYGGEDLVDVFLRIKESDQLQFPITNDHIKAVILDMFTAGTETSSTTIIWALSELMKHPNVLAKAQSEVRQAFKEKIDFDEEDLDNLPYLKLVIKETLRLHAPSIVHRECREETIVDGYTIPAKATVLVNTWAMGRDPEVWDDPESFIPERFENSPIDYLGNNYEFLPFGAGKRICPGMQFGLANVKQPLARLLYHFNWGLPCGTNTPKDLDMSEKSGLSAAKEKDLYLIAKTNQSLDIML; the protein is encoded by the exons atGGAGATGAATTTAGTTTCATTTCTCCTCTTATTCTCAttccttttaattatttttcaaaaatggaGAACAAGCCAAAAACAAAATTTGCCTCCAGGTCCATGGAGACTCCCACTCATTGGGAGTTTGCATCACTTAATTAGTGGACATAATCCACATCGTATTTTTAGAGATCTAGCTCGAAAATACGGCCCCGTAATGTACTTGGAACTTGGGGAAGTTCCTACCGTGATCATATCATCACCTTCTACGTCCAAACAAGTTTTTAAAACACATGATCTCGCCTTTGCTAGTAGGCCACAATTTACATCCACTGATATTGTCATGTACAATAATAAAGATATTGCATTTGCAGAATATGGTGACTACTGGAAACAAATGCGCAAAATTTGTATAATGGAACTTCTAAGTGCCAAGATGGTCAAGTCATTTAGCTCAATTCGAAAGGATGAACTCTCGAGTGTTCTCTCATCAATTGATTCTGTTGGGGGTTCTTGTGAAGTGAACATGACGGAAAAAATTGTTCGATTCACGAGCTCTGTGACATGTCGATTGGTGTTTGGGAAATTGTGCAGAGATCGTGATGAGTTGATAAATTTGATGAAAGATGCGTTGTTTTTAGTAGGAGGATTTGATgtaggtgatttctttccatcGTGGAAGTTACTTTACAAGATGAGTGGAGCAAAGTCGAAATTGGTTAAAATGCATCAAAACGTTGATTCAGTTTTGGAAAGGATTGTTAATGAACATATTAAAAATCGAGCAGCGGGGATCAAGGGAAATGGTGCCTATGGAGGTGAAGATTTGGTTGATGTTTTCCTAAGAATTAAAGAGAGTGATCAACTTCAATTTCCAATCACCAATGATCACATAAAAGCTGTGATTTTG GACATGTTTACTGCTGGGACTGAAACATCATCCACCACTATTATTTGGGCATTGTCAGAATTGATGAAACACCCAAATGTTTTGGCCAAGGCACAAAGCGAAGTGAGACAAGCCTTCAAAgagaaaattgattttgatgaagaagatcTTGATAACTTGCCGTATCTAAAGTTAGTTATCAAAGAAACATTAAGGCTACACGCGCCAAGTATAGTCCATAGGGAATGTCGGGAAGAAACAATTGTTGATGGATATACAATACCTGCTAAGGCCACAGTACTGGTCAATACATGGGCAATGGGAAGAGATCCTGAAGTTTGGGATGATCCTGAAAGTTTTATACCAGAGAGATTTGAAAATTCTCCTATTGATTATTTGGGAAATAACTATGAGTTTCTCCCATTTGGTGCAGGAAAAAGAATTTGTCCAGGAATGCAGTTTGGTTTAGCTAATGTTAAACAACCTCTAGCGCGGCTCCTCTACCACTTTAACTGGGGTCTTCCATGTGGAACAAATACTCCAAAAGATTTGGATATGAGTGAAAAAAGTGGATTAAGTGCAGCGAAAGAGAAAGATCTCTACTTAATCGCCAAAACGAATCAAAGTTTGGATATCATGCTCTAA